One part of the Streptomyces ferrugineus genome encodes these proteins:
- a CDS encoding condensation domain-containing protein has product MTVGRAEVTRGPTSLAETARLSGEFADRHNLVYCVLWLTGELDIAAVREAWRGVCLSHDVLRRAYVSPDEACTYDDVLGDVEFHTADTDTEALKTIRRIIEPPFDLAGVGLSRIAIVQRDDHRHLLGIALDHIIVDEKTWKRLMKDFGEFYERAIQGASVPDKAGKNAYHDFALLERRELSGAWGEERRAFWRSQTEQFGTFPPPFPIACEAKGKSRLTAVHHALPADAKARVLDIARRARATPFVTVASAVLGGLREVSGAPTVGVTTPFHGRVLPGTSDIAGLFVKMVPLSLTARSRRQLETVREVFAHTLDVFEYNLALGPAGKLWNEELASVDRPAGVNVTLDKRTVSFEDSLLVGTKAEIVPLYVPGEVTWPRTVQFRWELDGTDPQIVVYYNENYFPDEAIESLIQAAESFVLSADS; this is encoded by the coding sequence ATGACTGTGGGCCGGGCTGAGGTCACGCGGGGTCCGACATCGCTCGCCGAGACGGCCCGGCTGTCGGGGGAGTTCGCGGACAGGCACAATCTTGTCTATTGCGTGTTGTGGCTCACCGGGGAGCTGGACATCGCCGCCGTGCGTGAGGCGTGGCGGGGTGTCTGTCTGAGTCATGACGTGCTGCGCCGGGCCTACGTCTCGCCGGACGAAGCATGCACGTACGACGACGTGTTGGGGGATGTGGAGTTCCACACCGCCGATACCGACACGGAGGCGCTCAAGACGATACGCCGGATCATCGAGCCCCCCTTCGACCTCGCCGGCGTGGGGTTGTCGCGCATCGCGATCGTGCAGCGCGACGACCACAGGCATCTCCTCGGGATAGCGCTGGACCACATCATCGTCGATGAGAAGACGTGGAAGCGTCTCATGAAGGATTTCGGCGAGTTCTACGAGCGCGCCATTCAAGGGGCGAGCGTCCCCGACAAGGCCGGGAAGAACGCGTATCACGACTTTGCGTTGCTTGAGCGGCGCGAGCTGTCCGGTGCTTGGGGCGAGGAGCGTAGGGCGTTCTGGCGCTCCCAGACCGAGCAGTTCGGAACGTTTCCTCCCCCGTTTCCGATCGCCTGTGAAGCGAAGGGCAAATCCAGGCTCACGGCGGTGCATCACGCGTTGCCGGCGGACGCGAAGGCGAGAGTGCTCGACATCGCGAGGCGTGCCCGGGCGACACCGTTCGTAACGGTGGCGTCCGCTGTGCTGGGAGGTTTGCGGGAGGTGAGCGGCGCCCCGACCGTGGGGGTCACCACCCCTTTTCACGGGCGCGTGCTGCCGGGTACATCCGATATCGCCGGGCTGTTCGTCAAGATGGTCCCCCTGAGCCTGACCGCGCGGTCGCGCCGTCAGCTGGAAACGGTTCGCGAAGTCTTTGCCCATACCCTCGACGTGTTCGAGTACAACCTCGCGCTCGGGCCTGCCGGAAAGCTCTGGAATGAGGAACTGGCGTCCGTGGACCGGCCGGCCGGGGTGAACGTGACCCTCGACAAGCGGACGGTGTCCTTCGAGGACTCACTTCTTGTCGGAACGAAGGCGGAAATCGTCCCGCTTTATGTGCCGGGCGAGGTGACTTGGCCGCGAACGGTTCAGTTCAGGTGGGAACTGGATGGCACGGACCCGCAGATCGTCGTTTACTACAACGAGAACTATTTTCCGGACGAGGCCATCGAATCGCTGATTCAGGCGGCTGAGAGCTTCGTGCTTTCGGCGGACAGCTGA
- a CDS encoding acyl carrier protein, protein MPAQHRSHYLGDLVFTPGTPQPDSGESSDSAWLQAFREVLESADIDEDTNFFQAGGHSLLIPKLLSRYASLSGWRPPASLLFKFSSPRELEAESALLYERTAQQGSR, encoded by the coding sequence ATGCCTGCTCAGCATCGTTCGCATTACTTGGGGGACCTCGTGTTCACACCTGGCACGCCACAGCCCGACAGTGGAGAATCTTCCGACTCGGCCTGGCTCCAAGCATTTCGTGAGGTTCTTGAGTCCGCCGACATCGACGAGGACACCAACTTCTTCCAGGCGGGTGGCCATTCGCTGCTGATCCCGAAGCTGTTGTCGCGCTACGCGTCGCTTTCGGGTTGGCGGCCGCCGGCGAGTCTCCTGTTCAAGTTCTCGTCCCCGCGCGAGCTCGAGGCCGAGTCGGCCCTGCTCTACGAGCGGACCGCGCAGCAGGGCAGCCGGTAG